In Hydrogenobacter hydrogenophilus, the following proteins share a genomic window:
- a CDS encoding TonB-dependent receptor, whose product MKRFFMITALLSVSYAQELLLKEVEVKAKKETFKDSLEVREVRENSAKDVGEALTKLGGIWKIRKGGIANDVVLRGFYRDNINVLIDDQRVYGACPNRMDPPAFHVDFSEVEKIELIKGPFDIRHQGSMAGLVHIITKKPERGFHLKLNANAGSFSFINLSPVVSYADDKFYGLAGHSYKYSKPYKDGDGNRFTQYANYKPQFINSKAFEINTYWTKFGFIPFENHELEIAYTKQDARHVLYPYLLMDAIYDKTDRFNLSYRLNKARFELYYTKVDHWMDDRYRLSSRMMPWSMATDAKSKTYGGRIEGELGSFLVGFEAYKRNWDAVNYMMGNTQYIIPDVDTDSLGVYGEYKKKLSEKLRLVAGMRLDSTKTQADSSKANTDLYYAYKNTRSTSKTDTYPSGNIQIFYELSKTTELFAGLGHSVRVPDPQERYFALKRMTFDWVGNPNLKPSRNTELDLGIKYSTGRLFVKATAFYSYVKDYITVHNQQKINSVMSVMSNMARSYENINAQFFGGELDSRLAITDSLFFFGGLSYVQAKKDTKPEKNITSSNVAEIPPLKARLAIRYDRGNYFGEVETVLSATQYRVDKDLNEQKTSGYGILNFKVGGNYKGITITAGIDNLLDKKYYDYLSYQRDPFRSGVKVPEPGRTFYVNASYVF is encoded by the coding sequence ATGAAGAGGTTTTTTATGATAACCGCACTGCTATCTGTAAGCTACGCTCAGGAGCTCTTACTAAAAGAGGTGGAAGTAAAAGCCAAGAAAGAAACTTTCAAGGATAGTTTGGAGGTGAGGGAGGTAAGAGAGAATTCTGCTAAAGATGTGGGCGAGGCTCTCACCAAGCTAGGAGGTATATGGAAGATAAGAAAAGGTGGTATAGCTAACGATGTGGTCCTGAGGGGTTTTTACAGGGATAACATTAATGTACTCATAGATGATCAGAGGGTGTACGGTGCGTGTCCCAACAGGATGGATCCACCTGCCTTCCATGTGGACTTTTCTGAAGTGGAAAAGATAGAGCTGATCAAAGGTCCCTTTGACATAAGACATCAGGGTTCTATGGCAGGGCTTGTCCATATAATTACCAAAAAACCAGAGAGAGGCTTTCACCTCAAGCTCAATGCGAATGCTGGGTCTTTTAGCTTTATAAACCTCTCACCTGTTGTTTCTTACGCAGATGACAAATTTTACGGACTAGCAGGACACTCCTACAAGTACTCTAAACCTTACAAAGACGGAGATGGAAATAGATTTACCCAATACGCCAACTATAAGCCCCAGTTCATAAACTCCAAAGCCTTTGAGATAAACACATACTGGACAAAGTTTGGTTTTATACCCTTTGAAAACCACGAGCTTGAGATTGCTTATACTAAACAGGATGCAAGGCATGTGCTTTACCCTTACCTTTTGATGGACGCCATCTACGATAAGACGGACAGGTTTAACTTAAGCTACCGTCTAAATAAAGCTCGCTTTGAGCTTTACTACACCAAAGTGGATCACTGGATGGACGACCGCTACAGGTTAAGTTCTCGTATGATGCCTTGGTCCATGGCAACGGATGCAAAAAGCAAAACCTACGGTGGAAGGATAGAGGGTGAGTTGGGAAGTTTCCTTGTAGGTTTTGAGGCTTACAAAAGAAACTGGGATGCAGTCAATTATATGATGGGTAATACTCAATACATCATACCCGATGTGGACACAGATAGTTTGGGGGTATACGGCGAATATAAGAAAAAACTGTCAGAAAAGCTCAGGCTTGTGGCAGGTATGAGGTTAGACAGTACAAAAACTCAGGCAGATAGTAGCAAAGCAAATACTGACCTTTACTACGCTTACAAAAACACAAGAAGCACCTCAAAGACAGATACTTATCCTTCCGGAAACATACAGATCTTTTATGAGCTTTCAAAGACTACAGAACTCTTTGCAGGACTTGGTCATTCAGTCAGAGTACCAGACCCACAGGAAAGATACTTTGCTCTCAAACGCATGACCTTTGATTGGGTAGGAAATCCCAACCTCAAGCCTTCCAGAAACACAGAGTTAGATCTTGGCATCAAATACTCTACGGGCAGGCTTTTCGTAAAGGCTACTGCTTTTTATAGCTATGTAAAGGACTACATCACAGTTCACAACCAACAAAAAATTAACAGTGTTATGAGTGTTATGAGCAACATGGCTCGCTCCTACGAAAATATAAATGCTCAGTTCTTTGGTGGTGAGCTGGACTCAAGACTTGCCATCACAGACAGCCTGTTCTTCTTTGGAGGTCTCTCTTATGTTCAGGCAAAAAAGGACACCAAGCCTGAGAAAAATATAACCAGCTCTAATGTTGCAGAGATACCACCTTTGAAAGCCAGGTTAGCTATAAGGTACGACAGGGGCAATTACTTTGGAGAAGTAGAAACAGTCCTTTCTGCAACCCAATACAGGGTGGACAAAGACCTTAATGAGCAAAAAACCTCTGGCTATGGCATCTTAAACTTCAAGGTGGGTGGAAACTACAAGGGTATAACCATCACAGCAGGTATTGATAACCTTTTGGATAAAAAGTACTACGACTACCTGTCTTACCAAAGGGATCCCTTCAGGAGCGGTGTTAAAGTGCCAGAACCCGGAAGGACCTTTTATGTGAATGCCTCTTATGTCTTTTAA
- a CDS encoding aminotransferase class IV → MVNRSLFYGEGLFETILYRGRTPKLLRHYRRLSESAKYFHIPCPDYETFCIKIEEKTKGRKDLYVKVCLLSYGKPRYYEIPHEYKLKVFVYRYKPKLQPASVCISHFLRHSSDPIIRHKTLNYLFNITVKRHAMQMGYFDGLILNERGHITECSSANLLIVKKGNIYTPHRNSGLLFGTTLQSLMEKVKVEEAELTLKDLFDADHIFLTNSLIGVLPVITVEDKTLRIDQDLAKYLQVIVQEENSE, encoded by the coding sequence ATGGTAAATAGAAGCCTTTTTTACGGTGAGGGACTTTTTGAAACCATACTCTACAGAGGAAGGACACCAAAACTATTGCGCCACTATAGAAGACTGTCAGAAAGCGCCAAATACTTTCACATACCTTGTCCAGACTATGAGACCTTTTGCATTAAGATAGAGGAAAAGACAAAGGGCAGAAAGGATCTTTACGTAAAGGTCTGCCTTTTATCTTATGGAAAGCCAAGATACTATGAAATACCTCACGAATACAAGCTTAAAGTTTTTGTCTATAGATATAAGCCAAAGCTTCAGCCTGCAAGTGTGTGCATCTCTCATTTTCTTAGACATTCCTCTGATCCCATCATAAGGCACAAGACCCTAAATTATCTTTTTAACATAACGGTAAAAAGACACGCCATGCAGATGGGCTATTTTGATGGTCTTATACTAAACGAAAGAGGACACATTACCGAGTGTTCTTCTGCAAACCTTCTGATAGTTAAAAAGGGAAACATATACACACCGCATAGAAATTCTGGGCTTCTCTTTGGTACTACTCTTCAGAGCCTTATGGAAAAGGTAAAAGTAGAAGAAGCAGAGCTAACCTTAAAAGACTTATTTGATGCGGATCACATCTTTTTAACCAATAGCCTTATAGGGGTTCTGCCCGTTATCACAGTGGAGGACAAGACCCTTAGAATAGACCAAGACCTGGCTAAATACCTGCAAGTTATAGTTCAAGAAGAAAACTCAGAATGA